Proteins encoded in a region of the Spirochaetota bacterium genome:
- a CDS encoding helix-turn-helix domain-containing protein, producing the protein MITLRVLDIGRTETSYRAVYEPPTMYTRIELAVAGSARFTAGEPLVLKKGMIGIFPPGTFRIEFPDRTYRSVFIHTMMLPPLHRPIALPINRYSTAGKIFTLLTSMPSGTDRSVIARLAESLLTEVNRTEKIFPGADTRMAAVMRHIIDSEGRTSVAMLAGITALHPKYFMKAFKREFGMTAEACIDTERLATARRSLSESRSVPETAERAGFSNEKSFGRFFKRRTGITPGEFRSMHKVPSICVPRIRASDLAHAPWDEGTLLDRWFTIYEATPYEKKITGRIMHDTSHLYVRIEERCDTSRLIADTTIHNGDDWEIMFGPRRDHPYRYIKASPDGRIERLIRDGTGNRPWRRNVPVIIERKRHAWSIAARIPLSDIAFEKNGRTVVYGNLFRQRYHGTHIALASTLSFSFHTPSRFAYFELA; encoded by the coding sequence ATGATAACCCTCCGCGTCCTCGATATCGGCCGAACGGAAACATCGTACCGCGCTGTTTATGAACCGCCGACGATGTATACGCGCATTGAGCTCGCCGTTGCCGGAAGCGCACGCTTTACCGCAGGTGAGCCGCTCGTGCTGAAAAAAGGCATGATCGGTATTTTTCCGCCGGGGACGTTCCGCATCGAATTCCCTGACCGTACCTACCGCTCGGTATTCATTCACACGATGATGCTTCCGCCGCTGCATCGGCCTATCGCACTGCCGATCAATCGTTATTCGACCGCGGGAAAGATATTCACCCTGCTAACATCCATGCCGTCAGGAACGGACCGCTCGGTGATAGCACGGCTTGCCGAATCGCTCCTCACCGAAGTGAACCGTACGGAAAAGATATTCCCCGGCGCTGATACGCGCATGGCCGCCGTCATGCGTCACATCATCGATTCGGAAGGCCGCACATCGGTAGCCATGCTCGCCGGGATTACGGCGCTGCACCCGAAATATTTCATGAAAGCGTTCAAGCGTGAATTCGGCATGACCGCTGAAGCATGCATCGACACCGAACGGCTCGCGACCGCGCGCAGATCCCTTTCAGAGAGCCGCTCCGTGCCGGAGACCGCAGAACGCGCCGGGTTCAGTAATGAGAAATCGTTCGGCAGATTCTTCAAGCGCCGAACCGGGATAACGCCCGGCGAATTCCGCAGCATGCATAAGGTGCCGTCGATATGCGTACCGCGTATACGCGCATCCGACCTCGCGCATGCTCCGTGGGATGAAGGAACCCTCCTCGACCGATGGTTCACCATCTACGAAGCGACGCCGTATGAAAAAAAGATCACCGGACGCATCATGCACGATACGTCCCATCTTTATGTACGCATCGAGGAGCGCTGCGACACATCGCGTCTGATAGCGGACACGACAATACATAACGGCGATGACTGGGAGATAATGTTCGGTCCGCGGCGCGATCATCCGTACCGATACATCAAGGCATCGCCCGACGGAAGGATAGAACGCCTTATCCGCGACGGTACGGGGAACCGGCCATGGCGGAGGAATGTTCCCGTCATCATCGAGAGAAAGCGGCATGCATGGTCCATCGCCGCACGGATACCGCTCTCCGACATCGCATTCGAAAAGAACGGACGTACCGTCGTCTACGGGAATCTTTTCCGGCAGCGCTATCACGGGACGCATATCGCCCTCGCAAGCACCCTGAGTTTCTCCTTCCATACGCCGTCGCGCTTTGCGTACTTCGAACTCGCATGA
- a CDS encoding TIGR03546 family protein: MLDILNIFKHLMDLLKKDQNPTEVGLAIAFGFVMAFQPVSLLSVVIFVIFFVIKVNKAAGFLSLFLFKIIAVAVEPAVVPLGAFVLMDIPFLVPLWAKLRNIPIVPQTKFYNTAVMGGFLVGIIGFLPMFLGGKKAYIFYRDKVRDKIPFLRPKKKTGSVVSVTAGGAR; encoded by the coding sequence ATGCTCGATATCCTGAATATCTTCAAACATCTCATGGACCTGCTCAAAAAGGACCAGAATCCGACAGAGGTGGGGCTTGCCATTGCGTTCGGTTTTGTCATGGCCTTTCAGCCGGTTTCATTGTTGTCCGTGGTCATATTCGTGATATTCTTCGTCATCAAGGTGAATAAGGCTGCCGGTTTTTTAAGTCTCTTCCTCTTTAAGATCATCGCGGTCGCCGTTGAGCCTGCTGTCGTTCCGCTCGGGGCTTTTGTCCTCATGGATATTCCTTTCCTTGTCCCGCTTTGGGCGAAGCTCCGGAACATCCCCATAGTCCCGCAAACGAAATTCTACAATACGGCCGTCATGGGCGGCTTCCTTGTCGGTATTATCGGATTTCTACCGATGTTCCTGGGCGGAAAAAAGGCGTATATATTCTACCGGGACAAGGTGCGCGATAAGATCCCGTTCCTGAGGCCAAAAAAGAAAACGGGCTCGGTGGTGAGCGTTACCGCAGGGGGCGCACGATGA
- a CDS encoding right-handed parallel beta-helix repeat-containing protein, whose protein sequence is METTTFYISPTGNDRWSGSLDAPTAAKTDGPFASIPRALKAVREEHSRGTLVSPAVIYLRGGTYRIRETIVLTMADSVPVTLRAYENETPVIDGGECITGFSAEKINGHDVWTASIPQGNTGWYFRELFVNGQRRPRARLPKVGPTPSERGFFWMESVPDITLQAELFDGSRRFQAKKGDMRPWKNITDAEIVVLHYWTEERMPIASFDDASGIVTSERRSIFALKDDFKPQWAKYYIDNIIEGLTEPGEWYLDKEASKLYYYPRPGETPENTEIAAPRVTALMRFDGDPDTNRFIENITLRGITFRHADWIMPRGGAPVHDKVPDIEYAASAQGASHAGGAIEMTGTRGCAFEDCTVEHVGLYAFNIMDGCIGNRFARNTMSDLGAGGIKQTGSRAEGPTVRRTGNSVIADNHIHHGGQVFHSATGIMLMDTFGNEVSRNHIHDFYYSGISSGWVWGFADSVSKDNHFIDNHIHDLGFGWLSDMGGIYLLGVQPGTIVRGNIIYNIENANYGGWGIYLDEGSAHVIVENNICHHTACEPFHMHYGRECIVRNNIFIAEKTAAIALGREGTEVSLTIERNILIVNGTPIYAGGYGTDIRKRVIIADANCLWDVRGKLPVIAGNAAGKEPKDGIDLAAWRAQGNDIHTVIADPKIIWRDGKPCAAADSPALSTGFRPFTT, encoded by the coding sequence ATGGAAACAACGACGTTCTATATCTCCCCCACCGGCAATGATCGCTGGTCGGGTTCTCTCGATGCGCCCACTGCGGCAAAAACCGATGGCCCGTTCGCATCGATACCCCGTGCGCTGAAAGCGGTACGCGAGGAACACAGCCGCGGCACACTCGTATCACCGGCCGTGATATATCTTCGCGGCGGGACATACCGGATACGCGAGACCATTGTGCTGACAATGGCTGATTCCGTGCCGGTTACCCTGCGTGCGTACGAGAACGAAACGCCTGTCATCGACGGCGGAGAATGCATAACCGGTTTCTCAGCCGAAAAGATCAACGGGCATGATGTGTGGACTGCCTCCATACCGCAGGGGAATACCGGCTGGTATTTCCGGGAGCTCTTCGTCAACGGACAACGGCGTCCGCGGGCGCGCCTCCCGAAGGTCGGCCCGACACCAAGCGAACGGGGTTTTTTCTGGATGGAGAGTGTTCCCGATATCACGTTGCAGGCGGAGCTCTTCGACGGGAGCCGGCGGTTTCAGGCAAAAAAAGGTGATATGCGCCCCTGGAAGAACATCACGGATGCAGAGATAGTCGTTCTTCATTATTGGACAGAAGAGCGTATGCCGATAGCCTCGTTCGATGACGCCTCCGGTATAGTGACATCAGAGCGCCGAAGCATTTTTGCGCTTAAGGATGATTTCAAACCGCAATGGGCGAAATACTACATCGACAATATCATCGAAGGCCTCACCGAACCGGGCGAATGGTATCTCGATAAAGAAGCATCAAAACTCTATTACTATCCGCGTCCCGGTGAAACGCCTGAGAACACCGAGATAGCCGCTCCGCGCGTAACAGCCCTCATGCGCTTCGACGGTGATCCCGACACGAACCGTTTCATCGAGAACATAACGCTCCGCGGCATCACGTTCCGGCATGCGGACTGGATAATGCCGCGCGGGGGCGCGCCGGTGCACGACAAAGTCCCCGACATCGAGTATGCGGCTTCCGCGCAGGGGGCATCGCATGCGGGCGGCGCGATAGAGATGACCGGCACACGCGGCTGCGCGTTCGAGGACTGTACCGTGGAACATGTCGGGCTCTATGCGTTCAATATCATGGATGGCTGCATCGGCAATCGATTCGCGCGCAATACGATGAGCGACCTCGGCGCGGGCGGTATAAAGCAGACGGGATCTCGCGCGGAAGGGCCGACAGTACGACGCACGGGGAACAGCGTTATCGCGGACAATCACATCCATCACGGCGGGCAGGTATTCCACAGCGCCACCGGCATCATGCTCATGGATACGTTCGGCAATGAAGTATCACGCAATCATATACATGACTTCTATTATTCCGGCATATCAAGCGGATGGGTATGGGGATTCGCCGACAGCGTATCGAAAGACAATCACTTCATCGACAATCATATTCATGATCTCGGCTTCGGATGGCTCTCCGACATGGGCGGCATCTATCTCCTCGGCGTGCAGCCCGGGACCATCGTCCGCGGGAACATCATTTACAATATCGAGAACGCTAATTACGGCGGCTGGGGCATCTATCTTGACGAAGGAAGCGCGCATGTCATCGTGGAGAACAATATCTGCCATCACACCGCATGCGAGCCGTTCCACATGCATTATGGAAGGGAATGCATCGTGCGAAACAATATCTTCATCGCGGAGAAAACCGCGGCGATAGCGCTCGGGCGCGAAGGAACGGAAGTATCGCTCACCATCGAACGGAATATCCTCATCGTGAACGGCACACCGATATACGCCGGCGGCTACGGCACGGATATCCGTAAACGCGTCATCATCGCCGATGCGAACTGTCTTTGGGATGTGCGCGGCAAACTTCCGGTGATCGCAGGGAATGCAGCGGGCAAAGAGCCGAAGGACGGCATCGATCTTGCCGCGTGGCGCGCGCAGGGAAATGATATTCACACCGTTATCGCCGATCCGAAGATCATCTGGCGCGATGGGAAACCGTGCGCCGCTGCGGATTCTCCGGCATTATCGACAGGGTTCCGTCCGTTCACAACATGA
- a CDS encoding DUF4838 domain-containing protein: MTPIRTISILIAAACICNAQMLSIKQANRSSKNHNAQYKADAPLILAENGTWKAVIVVPSDATPTARTAANEMKAVLERIIAAPIAISDTLVDGKVNILLGENSISSPLAPGIAALPRDGFIIRHIRTSADIIIIAGHDDAASDPGSVMRQNTFWNWFREKGTLFGAYDFLERFCGVGFFYPDETGTPVPRCSGITVPSMDIQEAPDLEERMWTYGFPSFVTQDKKMAFHGTDTIAWLNRERLMYRHDTLRIPYGHGIRMFNLNKRFAATRPEYFSLLPNGRRDLETGECRGHLCLMNPELEDTIVLDAISFLKGEAPTVRDMQYQNPAVWPISLTPGYIPVMLEDGFGPDNFCRCPNCTPFNRANGNHSDYVFGFYSRIAKRIKESGLPGTVTTMAYSTYKSLPSFDLPDNMLLQVATPGPWAETGRAFQKAEEENIRDWNKKLGGERAVSLWTYMNDFGNKVPAGIPAVSPRLVVSYFKRVGPMVRGAFVESEISYRFYHYLNWYAFGKAAWDNSIDAETLLADHHAKMFGPAAAPMAKAYDLIEKLWTSCLQGYENTVVGPVLKTPYESDMWETIFSSERMNELDALVKEAESLARNDAGALARVRYIGEHLIGAVARYRNAFLATRRESEDLVVHSLSTPDDIRIDGSLDEAAWLAKPVYLVPLKRTDDPNALTAVRTAWSDKHLSIAFVCDEGSFDDVSVIKRTNDDGSIWQDNSVELFIGPAGERRYFHIAVNSAGSISDWAVDGIKKDIAWNSGARIGITHDGERWTAEIAIPFDAIGGKPESGCIVNFCRSRIMLKSKKLDQLSTWSPFLKGGFHEPEKFGKMLFVKDASTLPDDGNLLANGSFENGDGTEGWKFAEGCSVDTATFRDGRRCARFTLQEFKDAQTRSSHPLPDLKPNTEYVITYFIRTKDVELKPGARYAGGFVNIWSGLNHWFPINAYEPTKSYQGSRPWTKESYVFKTGEKITPCDVKFGFHPAKGTMWIDDIRVREKR; encoded by the coding sequence ATGACGCCGATACGAACGATATCCATCCTTATCGCTGCTGCATGCATATGCAATGCGCAGATGCTTTCCATTAAACAGGCGAACCGATCATCAAAGAACCACAACGCTCAGTACAAGGCCGATGCACCGCTCATACTTGCCGAAAATGGCACTTGGAAAGCAGTGATCGTTGTTCCGAGCGATGCAACGCCTACGGCACGCACAGCAGCCAATGAAATGAAGGCGGTCCTTGAACGCATCATTGCCGCGCCTATCGCAATCTCAGATACTCTCGTTGACGGAAAAGTGAATATACTCCTCGGAGAGAACAGCATATCATCGCCGCTTGCCCCCGGCATCGCCGCCCTCCCCCGAGACGGCTTCATCATTCGTCACATCCGTACATCCGCCGACATCATCATTATCGCAGGGCATGACGACGCCGCGAGCGACCCAGGATCCGTGATGCGCCAGAACACGTTCTGGAACTGGTTCAGGGAAAAAGGCACGCTCTTCGGCGCGTACGATTTCCTCGAACGCTTCTGCGGTGTCGGCTTCTTCTATCCCGATGAAACGGGAACACCGGTGCCGCGCTGTTCGGGCATTACGGTGCCGTCCATGGACATCCAGGAAGCGCCCGATCTCGAGGAACGCATGTGGACATACGGATTCCCCTCATTCGTCACGCAAGACAAGAAAATGGCCTTCCACGGCACGGATACTATCGCATGGCTGAACCGCGAGCGTCTTATGTACCGCCATGACACATTACGTATCCCCTACGGGCACGGTATACGCATGTTCAATCTCAACAAACGGTTCGCGGCAACACGCCCGGAATATTTCTCGCTACTCCCCAACGGCAGGCGCGACCTGGAGACCGGCGAATGCAGAGGGCATCTTTGCCTCATGAACCCGGAACTTGAGGACACCATTGTGCTCGATGCGATATCCTTCCTCAAAGGCGAAGCGCCGACGGTTCGGGATATGCAGTATCAGAACCCGGCAGTATGGCCGATATCGCTTACGCCGGGATATATACCCGTCATGCTCGAGGACGGCTTTGGTCCCGATAATTTCTGCCGCTGCCCGAACTGTACGCCGTTCAATAGAGCGAATGGGAATCACAGCGATTATGTCTTCGGCTTCTATTCGCGCATCGCAAAGCGCATCAAGGAAAGCGGTCTTCCGGGCACGGTGACGACCATGGCGTATTCGACCTATAAGTCGCTGCCGTCATTCGATCTTCCGGATAATATGCTTCTTCAAGTCGCCACCCCCGGGCCGTGGGCGGAAACGGGACGTGCATTTCAGAAAGCTGAGGAGGAGAACATTCGCGATTGGAATAAAAAGCTCGGCGGTGAACGCGCGGTTTCGCTCTGGACATACATGAACGATTTCGGGAACAAGGTGCCCGCAGGCATCCCTGCTGTCAGTCCGAGGCTTGTCGTCTCATATTTCAAGCGTGTCGGCCCGATGGTGCGCGGTGCATTCGTCGAATCGGAGATAAGCTACCGATTTTATCATTATCTCAATTGGTATGCGTTCGGAAAAGCCGCATGGGACAACAGCATCGACGCAGAGACGCTCCTCGCCGATCATCACGCGAAGATGTTCGGCCCTGCCGCCGCCCCGATGGCAAAGGCATACGACCTCATCGAAAAGCTCTGGACGTCGTGCCTGCAGGGCTATGAGAACACCGTGGTAGGACCGGTGCTGAAAACGCCGTACGAGTCTGATATGTGGGAAACGATATTCAGTTCAGAAAGGATGAACGAACTTGATGCACTCGTCAAAGAGGCTGAGTCGCTTGCAAGGAACGATGCTGGCGCACTCGCCCGAGTCCGCTACATCGGGGAGCACCTCATCGGCGCTGTCGCCCGATACCGCAATGCATTCCTGGCGACACGGCGGGAATCGGAAGACCTTGTCGTTCATTCGTTGAGCACGCCGGATGATATACGCATCGACGGCTCGCTCGATGAAGCGGCATGGCTCGCGAAACCGGTCTATCTCGTACCGCTCAAACGCACGGATGACCCGAATGCGCTGACCGCCGTACGCACAGCATGGTCGGACAAGCATCTCTCTATCGCCTTTGTCTGCGACGAGGGCAGCTTCGATGACGTATCGGTTATCAAACGCACCAATGATGACGGATCGATTTGGCAGGATAACTCAGTAGAGCTGTTCATCGGTCCCGCGGGGGAGCGCCGGTATTTCCATATCGCAGTGAACAGCGCAGGCAGCATATCGGACTGGGCGGTGGACGGCATCAAAAAGGATATCGCCTGGAACAGCGGCGCACGCATCGGCATTACACACGACGGCGAGCGATGGACGGCGGAGATAGCAATACCATTCGACGCCATCGGCGGAAAGCCCGAAAGCGGATGCATAGTAAATTTCTGCCGATCCCGCATCATGCTCAAGAGTAAAAAGCTCGATCAGCTCTCGACATGGTCACCGTTCCTGAAAGGCGGTTTCCATGAGCCTGAAAAATTCGGGAAGATGCTTTTCGTCAAGGACGCATCAACACTACCCGACGACGGCAATCTCCTCGCCAACGGCAGTTTTGAGAACGGCGACGGCACCGAGGGATGGAAATTCGCCGAGGGGTGCTCCGTTGACACAGCAACGTTCCGTGACGGGCGTCGATGCGCCCGGTTCACGCTCCAGGAATTCAAGGATGCCCAGACACGCTCATCGCATCCGCTTCCCGACCTGAAGCCGAACACCGAATAT